In a single window of the Dehalococcoidia bacterium genome:
- a CDS encoding MarR family transcriptional regulator — MSIDISDPTLKLWMRINLAKHMLSMERASELKPMQISPIQATTLIAIKAARNPVNMAQLSYWLGCSPPTTTRLLDRMEKAGLLERKRDGKNRKEVNVHLTNMGESVFEKVVHSQAVRDAFQVLDPNEQAQLLASLEKVARHMYSSNFSTLPKTR, encoded by the coding sequence ATGAGCATCGATATTTCCGACCCAACCCTCAAGCTCTGGATGCGGATCAATCTGGCCAAGCACATGCTGAGCATGGAAAGGGCTAGCGAACTCAAGCCTATGCAGATCAGCCCTATCCAGGCAACGACTTTGATAGCCATTAAAGCAGCCCGAAATCCCGTCAATATGGCTCAGTTGAGCTACTGGCTCGGGTGCAGTCCACCGACAACAACCCGACTCCTTGATCGAATGGAGAAGGCGGGCTTGTTAGAGAGAAAACGAGACGGAAAGAATCGCAAAGAAGTAAACGTCCATCTTACCAACATGGGAGAGAGTGTTTTTGAGAAGGTCGTACACAGCCAGGCCGTTCGTGATGCCTTCCAGGTTCTCGATCCAAATGAGCAGGCCCAATTGTTGGCTTCCCTGGAAAAGGTCGCGAGGCACATGTACTCCTCTAATTTTTCAACTTTGCCAAAGACGCGATAA